The following DNA comes from Picosynechococcus sp. PCC 7003.
GTTCTAGGGGATCTGTCTCTGGGGAAATATCCGATTCTGGCACAGTGGGGCTTGGCTCAACCTCTGGCTCAGGAGCGCTTTCAGTGGTTTCCGGGGGAGACGATATTTCTGGTTCTACTTCAGATTCCGGTGCGGTTGGTTGTGGGGCTTCGATCTCTGGAGCTGTGGTGGGAGCGACCTCTTCATCAATCTCTGGCGGAAGATCGGGTTGCTTAACTTCCAAAGATGACTCAGATTGACTGGGGCTTGCCTCCTCGACGGTGGCAGCAGGTTCTTCTGCCTCGGCTGGCATTGTCTCAGGCGCATCAGGAGAGGGGATGGGTTCCGTCTCTGGTGTTACTTCTTCTTCTAGTGTTGGTAACGTTTTTTCTACAGCAGGAGCTACTTCTGTTTCTGCTGCGGGCATGGGTTCATCAATTTCCGGAACAACGGTTGGTGCTGGCTCTGATGTTTCTTCCGGGGTGGTGGTTTCTACTTCAGGGGTGAGAGGCTTGGTGGTAACGAGACGCTTCGCGGTTCTGAGGGAGAGTTTATTTTGGACGAGCTTGGCCAGGGTATCGTTGAGCTTCGGATCGTAGTTAATGACGCGGACAGGGCTATTGTAGATATTTTCTAGCAGTTCCCCTTGGTCATCGATAAATTCCAGTTTGAGCCAGTTTTCGCCTTTTTTAAAGCCTTCGAGGTAGATGGGGTGCCAGTCATCGAGAATAAAGCTCTCACCATTAATGGTGATCCGGATGCGCCAGTCGTTTACATCGTCACTATTGTCGGCCTGGGCAATGAAATGGAGTGGGGCATTGGTCAGATAAAAATCCAACATGATCGGCTCGGCACCATAGGTTCCCTGGGGACGGCTATAGGTAAGCAGGGGCTGTTGGAAATCGGGAATATTATTATTGCTCTTGGTGAAAATATTAAAGGTGGTTTCGGCGTAGGCACCTTCGTTTTTAAAGCTTTCGTGCCAGGGACGGGAGGCAAAGGCGCGGATCAGGTGGCTACCGGGACTGAGGTTTTCGAGGGTGACGGGCTTGCTGGTGTCATAGACGGCAATGTAGGGCTGGTCATCGACAAACAGGTGAACGTGCGGCCCCATGCCTAGTTCTTCGTCTTTGAAAATGGGTAGGTCATTGACCTGGAGCTGGACGTCGATGGTGGTGCTGTCAAAGGTTTCGTCGGGACGGGGACTGAGAATTTTGACCTGGGGTTGGTATTGGTCTAATTCTTGGCGCAGTGCGGTAATGAGGCTAGGAGTCGCCACTTCTGTGAGTGCTTGGGTGGTGACGGGCGTCGGTTCGCGATTGAGATCACTGGCGAGACGGGCATCGAGGCGATCGCCACAACTCCACAGGCCCAATGCCAAAACAATAAGGAGAATAATCCGCTTAAACATTTCCCACAGTCCTTGATAAGCCACGCTTTTTATCTTCTCACTGACCCGACAAACAGCCAATGGTCAAAATGATAATGGGCTGTTTCTATCAAATTACCAGCGAATTTTGTAGAGATGGAACAGTTCGCCAGATTGTTCTTTGATGATTTTGGCCCCGGATTTTTTGATCAGGGCTTGCCAGTCGTTGAGATTTTCGAGGAATACTTCGGCGCCCAGGTAGGTTTCGAGGATTGACCAGTCTTCGGCCATGTCTTGGGTTGGGTCAATCACATCAAAGACAAAAAAACTGCCTGGTTTGAGGACACGCTGGACTTGTTCTAATACGGTTTCCCAATATGCCAGGGGATAGTAACAGCTAAATCCGGTGGCGATCGCCAAATCGAAAAAACTGTCCTGGTAGCTTTCGAGGTGATGGGCAGGTTTGTTCGAGATGCCCTTAAAGAGTTTGGAATTGAGCTGGGGGGCGCGGGATTGGAGGATTTCTGTGGCAACTTTGCTGATGTCTTGGCCATAAAAATAAGCATTCCAGTCGCGCCAAGGGTAGATCAAAAAGCTGATCCCGCAACCTAGATCGAGGCAATGTTGATTTTTCTTCGGTTGGGCTAATTCCCAAAATTTCGAGGTAACGCGGTTCTGGAGTTTGCCGGATTGCCAGTCGAGGAAAATAGGCAGGGCTTGTACTTCGTCGGGAAGATCGGGCCTTTGGTTTTGGTATTCTGCGTCGAAACGTTTGGCGATCGCCTCCGTGAGGGTAAACCAATTCAATTCGCGGTTATCGGTGGGTAACTGGGAAAACATGGGCGGCCCCAAATCCTAAAAAAGCATCCAAGCCATTCCATTGTACAAGTCGCCTTCAAAGAAAATTTTCAGGTCTGTCTTCGGAACAGTACAGTGTTTCTATAATCTTAGGTGTAAATCTAGCATCTATGTCCCCAAGCTATGCAGCAATCCATCTGCCTCAACCCTGCTTGCTCCAGCTTCAATCCGATTCAACACAATTATTGTTCCCAATGCCGCACCCTCTTAGTTCCAAAATACCGTTATGAAAACCGCCTGCCAAGCCGGTCTGTCGGGGGTCGATGACCTAGATAAGTGGCGTGGGGCAGGAATACTCAAGAGCGATCTTGGTTGGGAAGCCCGTGGTGTGCTCTTAGGGTCAGCGTCGGGAGGATGTCACCGGCCACCGACGACAACATTTTTAATGCGCAAGTGAGGGCCGCCAACACTGACAGGTAATCCTCCTTGGCCACCTTTACCACAGCCGCCGTTGGTATAGAGGGTGTCGTTACCGATCGCCTCAATGTCCTTCAGAGTTTGGAAGACATTACCAGAAAGGGTGACATCACTAACGGGTTCGGCGATTTTGCCATCACGGATCATGTAGCCTTCTGCCGCCGCAAAGGTAAACATTTCCCCATTGGTTTGGCCGCCAATCATCCGCACTGCATAAACCCCTTCTTCGATATCTTGGATCATTTCTGCAAAGGGGGTATCGCCGGGCTCAATCGCCGTATTCGTCATGCGTACCAGGGGCGGATAAGAAGCTTGTAGGGCGCGGGCATTACCTGTGGGGGCTTCGCTCATTTTGCCGGCGGTTTCCCGGGAGTGGAGTCGCTGGGTAAGCACACCGTCTTTGATGAGATATTTACGCTGACCGGGCACCCCTTCGTCGTCGTATTTCATCG
Coding sequences within:
- a CDS encoding class I SAM-dependent methyltransferase, translating into MFSQLPTDNRELNWFTLTEAIAKRFDAEYQNQRPDLPDEVQALPIFLDWQSGKLQNRVTSKFWELAQPKKNQHCLDLGCGISFLIYPWRDWNAYFYGQDISKVATEILQSRAPQLNSKLFKGISNKPAHHLESYQDSFFDLAIATGFSCYYPLAYWETVLEQVQRVLKPGSFFVFDVIDPTQDMAEDWSILETYLGAEVFLENLNDWQALIKKSGAKIIKEQSGELFHLYKIRW
- a CDS encoding 4-Cys prefix domain-containing protein encodes the protein MQQSICLNPACSSFNPIQHNYCSQCRTLLVPKYRYENRLPSRSVGGR